In Eriocheir sinensis breed Jianghai 21 unplaced genomic scaffold, ASM2467909v1 Scaffold939, whole genome shotgun sequence, the sequence cagcaatacttcctctccacaacacaagtcctacagcaatacttccacaacacaagtcctacagcaatacttcctctccacaacacaagtcctatagcaatacttcctctccacaacacaagtcctacagcaatacttcctctccacaacacaagtccttcagtaatacttcctctccacaacacaagtcctacagcaatacttcctctccacaacacaagtcctatagcaatacttcctctccacaacacaagtcctacagcaatacttcctctccacaacacaagtcctataccaatacttcctctccacaacacaagtcctacagcaatacttcctctccacaacacaagtcctacagcaatacttcctctccacaacacaagtcctacagcaatacttcctctccacaacacaagtcctacagcaatacttcgtctccacaacacaagtcctataccaatacttcctctccacaacacaagtcccacagcaatacttcctctccacaacacaagtccttcAGTAATACttcctccacaacacaagtcctatagcaatacttcctccacaacacaagtcctacagcaatacttcctctccacaacacaagtcctacagcaatacttcctctccacaacacaagtcctacagcaatacttcctctccacaacacaagtcctataccaatacttcctctccataacacaagtcctacagcaatacttcctctccacaacacaagtcctacagcaatacttcctctccgcaacacaagtcctacagcaatacttcctctccacaacacaagtcctatagcaatacttcctctccacaacacaagtcctatagcaatacttcctctccataacacaagtcctacagcaatacttcctctccacaacacaagtcctacagcaatacaaggatcgtaatgttacgtctatgtaaagacgagaaataagcaaacagtgagtgctgggctgacgtaaccttgcctcgacgtacagagatcaaagtgtgaattgaagttacttatacaaacatctcgtaaGTAAGGTTgacaaattatattccatcagttTAAATGACATAATCTTCCCTATACATACAGAGATCACAGTAACATATGACAAATAAAATGAATTgtggttacttatacaaacataccagtgaattgaggttacttatacatacacctcgcaggttaaggttgacataacttatatatcgttagtttaagagacgtaatcttgcctatacgtacagagatcaaaataacatatctcgagggtagggttcacgtaacttgtatttcgttagtttaaggttacgtatacttacaataacgttgtaaagagggaaagaataaaggaaagaaagaaggtgtgtCGAAAGGTCATCTTATCACCTACAAACACCTAGAGACAAacattggggtgagggagggagggaagggtagcacacacacacacacacacacacacacacacacacacacacacacacacacaaatgaaaataaaaacactgaaccacaaaccccaatcaaacacctccacactaaacatcctccttcgaccgtccatgttgagaaaaggaggaggagggcgaggaggaggaggaggaggaggaggaggaggaggaggaggagggcgaggaggaggaggaggaggaaacgagagtagatgtggagccgccagcgatggagttggcggctgttcctccgtccttcccttcggcggctgcggcgggtgacttcttggccgctgccgccgccttgtccatcttctccttccggtGGATTTGGTACTCAGCGATGAGCCGGCAGGTTAGCATGAAGAACacttggggggggaggggaggggaggttaggttaaggtaggctAGGGTAGGGGAGGATAGGTTgttaggagaggttaggtaaggttaggtgaggttaagggaggttataaaaggttaatggaGGTCAGGAAAGGTTAGGTTTGGGGGGATTTGGGTTTtaagggaggttaggtaaggttaggttaggggaggtcatgtagttttatcttttagagttcaagggcaataaaacaaaaaaagcataaaaaaacactaggtcctcaacgtgaacagagagaaggaaacaacggggcataattaccagtgagggggcgagtctctcaaacttgtcgcccaccatccagtgattgtacctggcgaacagcatcatgagggccaggaccaggttggcaaactgcttcacacgctctgaaagacacagaaactgctcagcaaggaccgtaggcgggcatcctcaacacttcccctcacatcaagTCTTTCCAAAGGTcaagaaaaggtatcaattgcattctaatgacGTGAGGTAATGCAGCTTTCCAAacagagcaacagatcaaaaatagacaaactatgtagaggaaggattagtttgagaaggctataagaaaatccagctttccagacagagcaacagatcaaaaatagacaaactatgtagaggaagcattagtttgagaaggctataagaaaatccagctttccagacagacaacagatcaaaaatagacaaactatgtagaggaagcattagtttgagaaggctataagaaaattcagctttccagacagagcaacagatcaaaaatagacaaactatgtagaggaagcattaggttgagaaggctataagaaaatccagctttccagacagacaacagatcaaaaatagacaaactatgtagacatcttttcccaaatttcaaaatggcgcaccttcaccctgcctcggagtccccgcctggggggggacactctatatactatgatcaatagttttaagcctgtaaagaataaccattgtataaaatggaaataaagtttctgattctgattcctctaccttcccttcccttcctctcctttatctttctctcccttcccttccctttcattccattcccttcccttcccttccttgaccttcccttcccttccttgaccttcccttctcttcccttccctttctcaaccttcccttcctttcctctcccttcccttcctttccttcctttcctctcccttccctcctgttcccttccctcactcacctcatcactggttggtcaagttatacacaagctcggaggagtggaagatgcaCTGGTGAGGAGGCTGGAAGACCACGAGGGGCGGCGCCAGGCTCACCATTAGACTGGGGAGGTACACGTGGGTTGCTCTGCGGAGAAAGTGCGCACCAGGTTacctattcaatttgtttttccagaagagagagagagagagagagagagagagagagagagaactatcactacaagctacagaaacccagagacagagacagacagagaccaaatgagaagtagacataaaacagccattatcaagacacctctccaccacaaattgacctctctcttggccactctttactttcgtctattatggcagcggtgagtagcgggccttttttttctatgcactttttgttgcccttgagccgtctcctttgttgtaaaaataaataaataaataaaagctacagaaatccagagagccagacacagagaaaatgagacagcaaaaggaagaagaagaaatgaaaagggaaaactaagacaaggagaggaagagagaaatgaaaaaggaaaagaatgaaaggaaaacggtgaaaaaataagacataagaacagaaagagaacaaaaaatgagaacggaggaaaatgaaacagggataagtagagaaagagaaggaaagcaatactaccaaagagacagacacagagaaaatgagaagtagataaaacaaccattagcactaaaagctacagaaatccagagagagacagagacagacaaagacagacacagagacacaaacagagacagacaaagacatagacagacacagagaaaatgagaagtagataaaacaaccattagcactaaaagctacagaaatccagagagagacagagacagacaaagaaagacacagagacacaaacagagacagacacagagaaaataaaaacagaaaaaaacaaccatcacgaaaagctacagaaatccagagagagacagagacagacaaagacagacacagagacacaaacagaaacatagacagacacagagaaaataaaaacaaaaaaaacaaccattacaaaaagctacagaaatccagagagagacagacacaaacagagacagacaaagacatagacagacacagagacacagacagacacagaaaataagagaagcagaaaaaaaacattacaataagctacagaaatccagagagacagagaaaaacagagacagacaaagacatagagagacccagacagacagacagagagaaaaaaatgagaagcaaataaaacatgagagaaaaacagagacagacaaagacatagagagacccagacagacagacagagagaaattgagaagcaaataaaacaaccagagagacagagagagaaaatgagagacagacatagacagacccatcaattaaaagccacaaccagagatagagacagagagacatgcgaacaaagaaaaatgggtcgccaactcaccaatcagctccagggacgaggagttcaggagaccgtactcaagcctcataatgatgtcaccgtccgggtcctgcttgtccttctgcaaacaccaccaacagcgaggtaaaaaaagtcgccgagtcaaatcctgccacaccacaccacaccacaccacaccatacccagccatacccaaccacaccacacaccatacccagccacaccacacaccacacaccatacccagccacaccacacccagccacaccacacaccatacccagccacatggcaccacacaccacacccagctgcaccacacaccacaccacaccatacccagccacaccacacaccacaccacaccatacccaaccccaccacacaccacaccatacccagccccaccacaccacaccacacccagccgcaccacacaccacacccagcctcaccacacaccacaccacaccataccacacacagacccaccacacaccacaccatacccagccgcaccacacaccacaccatacccagccacaccacacaccacacccagtcacaccacacacaAAACCCAGACACACCATACACaaaacccagccacaccacattactctccttccttcccttttccttccttgggatttccttccttgctctgccttccctttccttccttcctgttcttgggCTAGCCCCCCATCCCCTACTgcagccttcccttcttcctcctccccttcctctccctcccatccccttccctaccttggtcactataactactgtaggcagacacacttcagaagtggatcttcatgtgcttgGCAATGTCCTCtcttgtcttaaagagctttccacaaacatcacacttgaactctctaaggccatagtgcctgaagacatgtcgattgagtgcctgcttcacactgaacctcttcccgcactcttcacactcatgactttttacaccagtgtgtgtaagggtgtgtctatcaagggtactcttctggatgaattttttcccacattccttacattcatagttcttcacaccagtgtgtgtaagggtgtgtctatcaaggtgactcttacagatgaattgtttcccacattccttacattcatagttcttcacaccagtgtgtgtaagggtgtgtgtatcaaggtgactttTCAgggtgaattttttcccacattccttacattcatagttcttcacaccagtgtgtgtaagggtgtgtctatcaaggtgactcttacagatgaattgtttcccacattccttacattcatagttcttcacaccagtgtgtgtaagggtgtgtctatcaagggtactcttctggatgaatagtttcccacattccttacattcatagttcttcacaccagtgtgtgtaagggtgtgatatctgaggccatgccttgtggttaattcttttccacactccagacacacaaacttcctctctcctttgttgctggagttgccagcagcaagttgcttcatctggtgaccactgaccctcctgccccctgcagcagttTGCTCCTGCTTGTCCGGGGTACTCAtgcttcttcttctggggtgttctaGGGGGCTGTTAGGCAGtggactttcttcttcttctggggtgttctaGGGGGCTGTTAGGCAGTggactttcttcttcttgtagGGTGTTCTAGGGGGCTGTtaggcagtgttgttgttgttatgggccGCGGCcactagtcgctcacatgagccctggtgtcgtcctgtgagggcctcacaggctgccccgtcttcctgaggaaggcgcaggtggggcgggtggctgctgcttcctgccgtgaggggtggacgcctgccgccgccaggtCCAAGGTGGTCGCCACgtccaaggagggagggagttggtgTCGTGGCTGGGAGTGGAGGcggggcagtgcagcagcagcagcagcagcaggaggtgcccaatggtctcctcgacggtcctgcagcagcagcaggaggtgcccaatggtctcctcgacggtcctgcagcagcagggtAAGCAGTGAGGGTCGTGGACCTGTCAGGCCGGGCGGTTGAGTTGAGTTGTCGGTCGGACTCGGTCGGGAGTCTTGCCTTTGTAACGGAACTCCTTTTGACtgacctgtgacgctttgtatcgcttcttgattgattgattgatagtttattgttgcaggtaaacaacaagggagaagggagggagagagttggtGTCGTGGCTGGGAGTGGAGGcggggcagtgcagcagcagcagcaggaggtgctcaatggtctcctcgacggtcctgcagcagcagcaggaggtgcccaatgtgagggcttcacaggcgcgtcagctgccccgtcttcctaaggaaggcgcaggtgaggcggaggacAGCATCCtgtcgtgaggggtggacgcctgccgccgccagcagtgtgggcaggtcaaaggtgggcacgtccagggcgcggagttggtgccggagcagcactcgctgggagtggtggcgtgggcagtgcagcaggaggtgctcaatggtgtcctcagcggtcctgcaccaggggcagtgagggtcggggacgaggcgcaggcggtggaggtgagcgccgaggcgtgtgtggcccaggcgaaggcgcgtcaaggccacgtctaggacgcggGACGTTTTCCACACCCACGGCTGTGGGCAGGAGTTGGTGCGGAGGGTGttggcttcttctttttcttttgacctgtaacgctttgtatcgcttcttaggtcctcctcctctcgttcctcccttcttattcacacaactttcttttcagcgttatgttattttcttacctgaaataaagccacttatattcacttattcagacatttgtgcccttttttcccagcactgtgtgaggaacacttttgccaactttaccattcttctttccgtttcctttttgtctccatacagccccaacaccgtgcagattgccccgttttcctcctctagtctcctagcccactcctctccgcctattaccatcactactcctgccaccaactcccctctctgcctctcatagttgctccattccactattaggtgttctactgtttctatctgccccgtcctacagctacagttcctgggtttcccccgtccctgttcctgccatttacctccagggttcctgttcttgctttaaacaatagtttgctcccccagtctcctacatgccagtgtactccctctggtttctgtttcctactgtaccattttagcgttgacttgccactcattccttcctgccatttgacttgtccgttcctttc encodes:
- the LOC126994960 gene encoding uncharacterized protein LOC126994960 isoform X2 → MVCGVWCGWVWCVVWLGMAGYGVVWCGVVWQDLTRRLFLPRCWWCLQKDKQDPDGDIIMRLEYGLLNSSSLELIERVKQFANLVLALMMLFARYNHWMVGDKFERLAPSLPTLT
- the LOC126994960 gene encoding uncharacterized protein LOC126994960 isoform X4, whose translation is MNKDKQDPDGDIIMRLEYGLLNSSSLELIERVKQFANLVLALMMLFARYNHWMVGDKFERLAPSLVFFMLTCRLIAEYQIH
- the LOC126994960 gene encoding uncharacterized protein LOC126994960 isoform X1; the encoded protein is MVCGVWCGWVWCVVWLGMAGYGVVWCGVVWQDLTRRLFLPRCWWCLQKDKQDPDGDIIMRLEYGLLNSSSLELIERVKQFANLVLALMMLFARYNHWMVGDKFERLAPSLVFFMLTCRLIAEYQIH